One window of the Arthrobacter sp. zg-Y919 genome contains the following:
- a CDS encoding penicillin-binding transpeptidase domain-containing protein — protein sequence MGKNRTPVSVLAAAALTLTLVSCSGDKPSPDDAAAALAQGLSEMDLSASVFTEGDASEVNAELEQLVVDMGPGRPEVTVAGIDENEDDDEAASARLAYDWDVNNDSSPDWSYETTAQLRRGDDDKWLVQWEPSVLFSSLVDGDRLVRTTTPGGRADIVDRNGNPLMGLQPVLRIGINKPDLPEEQQASSAAALANLVGLDPAAYTAAVQGAGPEAFVEALVQRAEADGPATEDGVAAIPGALALPAQRILAPTRSFARALLGTVGEATAELIEDSEGRLSAGDQTGLSGLQKQYDAQLQGSPGIQITVENAAGTNDTVHQQDPQLGTALHTTLDPRLQALAEGILEQEPSASAIVAIQPSTGEILTAANGPGSEGQQTALLGQYPPGSTFKTATALAMLRSGSTPASTVDCPADLTVDGRKFSNVPGYPAAATGAVPLRTAFANSCNTAFLNARDTVSQQSLSAAAADLGIGVEASIGTDAFFGSVPAEAEGTQHAASLIGQGQVLVSPLSMAVAGASIGKGERVSPTLIRQSTGTPVPAEGSASATASPTATESTAPGNLSGEEAASLREMMRAVVAEGGVQMLLGVPGEPVLAKSGTAEFGSQDPPETHAWVLAIQGDLAVAVFVEQGERGSTSGGPLMKAFLEGAQG from the coding sequence ATGGGGAAAAACCGTACGCCAGTTTCCGTTCTTGCCGCCGCTGCCCTGACACTGACCCTGGTGTCCTGCTCGGGAGACAAGCCGTCTCCCGACGACGCCGCAGCAGCCCTCGCACAGGGCCTGAGCGAGATGGACCTGTCGGCGTCGGTCTTTACGGAGGGCGACGCGTCCGAGGTCAACGCAGAACTGGAGCAGCTGGTCGTTGATATGGGCCCGGGCCGCCCGGAAGTCACAGTGGCCGGGATCGACGAAAACGAGGACGACGACGAAGCCGCCTCCGCGCGGCTGGCCTACGACTGGGACGTCAACAATGATTCGTCCCCGGACTGGTCCTACGAAACCACCGCCCAGCTCCGCCGCGGCGACGATGATAAATGGCTCGTCCAGTGGGAGCCCTCCGTCCTGTTCAGCTCCCTGGTCGACGGCGACCGGCTGGTGCGCACCACAACACCCGGCGGCCGTGCTGACATCGTGGACCGTAACGGGAATCCCCTGATGGGTCTGCAGCCGGTGCTGCGCATCGGCATCAACAAGCCTGATCTCCCCGAGGAACAGCAGGCCTCCTCAGCGGCTGCCCTGGCAAACCTGGTGGGGTTGGACCCCGCTGCGTACACCGCGGCGGTCCAGGGCGCCGGTCCCGAGGCGTTTGTCGAGGCGCTTGTCCAGCGTGCCGAGGCGGACGGCCCGGCAACCGAAGACGGCGTCGCAGCCATCCCGGGGGCACTGGCCCTGCCTGCCCAGCGGATCCTGGCTCCCACCCGGAGCTTTGCCCGCGCCCTTCTCGGCACGGTGGGAGAGGCGACGGCGGAACTCATCGAGGATTCCGAAGGCAGATTGTCCGCCGGAGACCAGACCGGGCTCTCCGGGCTTCAGAAACAGTACGACGCACAGCTTCAAGGCAGCCCCGGCATCCAGATCACGGTGGAGAACGCAGCCGGGACCAATGACACCGTCCATCAGCAGGACCCGCAGCTCGGTACAGCCCTGCACACCACGCTGGATCCTCGGCTGCAGGCGCTGGCCGAAGGCATCCTGGAACAGGAACCCTCGGCGTCCGCGATCGTGGCCATCCAGCCCTCCACCGGGGAAATCCTGACCGCGGCCAATGGGCCGGGCAGCGAAGGCCAGCAGACCGCCCTGCTCGGCCAGTACCCGCCGGGCTCCACCTTCAAGACCGCCACCGCCCTGGCGATGCTGCGCAGCGGCAGTACCCCGGCCAGCACCGTCGACTGCCCCGCCGACCTCACCGTCGACGGCCGGAAATTCAGCAATGTCCCCGGGTATCCGGCCGCTGCCACTGGCGCGGTCCCGCTGCGGACGGCCTTCGCAAACTCCTGCAACACCGCGTTCCTCAATGCCCGGGACACGGTATCGCAGCAGAGCCTCTCGGCTGCCGCCGCCGATCTGGGCATCGGCGTCGAAGCTTCGATCGGAACCGACGCGTTCTTCGGCTCCGTGCCCGCCGAGGCGGAAGGCACCCAGCATGCCGCCTCGTTGATCGGGCAGGGACAGGTATTGGTATCTCCCCTGTCCATGGCTGTTGCCGGTGCCTCCATTGGCAAGGGTGAACGCGTCTCCCCCACCCTGATCCGGCAGTCGACCGGCACTCCGGTACCGGCTGAGGGGTCAGCTTCCGCCACAGCTTCACCCACTGCCACGGAATCCACGGCCCCGGGAAACCTCAGCGGCGAAGAGGCTGCCTCCCTGCGGGAGATGATGCGGGCCGTAGTGGCCGAAGGCGGGGTGCAGATGCTGCTGGGCGTCCCCGGAGAGCCCGTGCTGGCCAAGTCCGGCACCGCTGAGTTCGGCAGCCAGGACCCGCCGGAGACCCACGCCTGGGTGCTGGCCATCCAGGGTGACCTCGCAGTTGCGGTGTTCGTGGAGCAGGGCGAGCGGGGCTCGACGTCGGGCGGTCCGCTGATGAAGGCGTTCCTCGAAGGCGCCCAGGGCTAA
- a CDS encoding YccF domain-containing protein, with the protein MKAILNIIWLLFGGIWLALGYALAGVVCCLLIVTIPFGIASFRIANYALWPFGRTVVDRGGFTGPLSLLGNVIWLLLAGIWIAIGHVLTAIPMFVSIVGIPLGIANLKMLPISLMPLGKVIVPTDTWQVTPYAGSAYRQPGYVGRMAPHQQWPS; encoded by the coding sequence ATGAAAGCGATCCTGAACATCATCTGGCTCCTGTTCGGCGGTATTTGGCTGGCCCTCGGGTACGCCTTGGCGGGGGTGGTGTGCTGCCTGTTGATCGTGACCATTCCGTTCGGCATTGCGTCCTTCCGGATCGCCAACTACGCCCTCTGGCCGTTCGGGCGGACGGTGGTGGACCGGGGCGGCTTTACGGGTCCGCTCAGCCTGCTGGGCAATGTCATCTGGCTGCTGCTGGCCGGGATCTGGATTGCCATCGGACACGTCCTCACGGCCATTCCGATGTTCGTAAGCATTGTCGGGATCCCGCTGGGTATCGCCAACCTGAAGATGCTGCCGATTTCACTGATGCCGTTGGGTAAGGTCATTGTCCCCACGGACACCTGGCAGGTCACGCCGTATGCCGGCAGCGCCTACCGGCAGCCCGGATACGTGGGCCGGATGGCGCCGCATCAGCAGTGGCCCTCCTGA
- a CDS encoding pyridoxamine 5'-phosphate oxidase family protein, producing the protein MLTSDESTPDHLTSSQCWNYIRQARFARLAVVVDGHPEIFPINFAVDHGTVVFRTAAGTKLAGALSGSPVAFEIDGYDDTLSSAWSVVLKGGATLLEDYAEVMDSEELPLFPWQSGTKNAFVRIEPEVTAGRRFLISNAARRNVLRGMGLYTE; encoded by the coding sequence ATGCTGACCAGCGACGAAAGCACCCCGGACCACCTGACCTCCAGCCAGTGCTGGAACTATATCCGGCAGGCGCGGTTCGCCCGGCTTGCCGTAGTTGTCGACGGGCACCCGGAGATTTTTCCGATTAACTTCGCCGTGGACCACGGCACGGTGGTTTTCCGCACCGCGGCGGGAACCAAGTTGGCCGGTGCGCTCTCCGGCAGTCCTGTCGCTTTTGAGATCGACGGTTATGACGACACCCTTTCCTCCGCCTGGAGCGTCGTCCTCAAGGGTGGCGCCACCCTGTTGGAGGACTACGCCGAGGTTATGGACTCCGAGGAACTGCCGTTGTTCCCCTGGCAGTCGGGGACCAAGAACGCGTTCGTCCGCATTGAACCGGAGGTGACGGCCGGACGGCGGTTCCTGATCTCGAACGCCGCACGCCGCAATGTCCTGCGCGGAATGGGGCTTTACACCGAGTAG
- a CDS encoding DEAD/DEAH box helicase: MTTFAALGVPKALVSSLAAAGIDEAFPIQVETLPDTLKGRDVLGRGRTGSGKTLAFSLPLVARLAENEAAYRRRPNRPLGLVLAPTRELATQINNVIEPLAKELGLNTTVIYGGVSQQRQEKALKAGVDIVIACPGRLEDLMKQKVISLESVEITVLDEADHMADLGFLPVVQRLLDRTPEKGQRMLFSATLDNGVDKLVRRYLSNPLTHSVDEPQAAVSTMEHHVLLVQDQTAKKLLVKELAGGQGRRIMFMRTKHHARKMAQFLTDNGIPTVDLHGNLSQNARDRNLAEFASGDVRVLVATDVAARGVHVDDVELVVHIDPPTEHKAYLHRSGRTARAGSSGTVVTLTLPEQKSEVSKLMKAAGVDVSIEKVSHNSPSIAKLVGERAAVVEPHVRAAQLAAKSPQQGGGRSTGANAQRKRAARSTGAPRAGGRGGTGGRGRVSAERPDRSERNDRAAAGDVTQRPARSGDGRRNSASAATASGRNRRPATGQRAEGAGTGQRAGGAARGAAGAASGRPARAAGPRRATAPASNERRSR; this comes from the coding sequence ATGACCACTTTTGCTGCCCTTGGTGTGCCCAAGGCACTTGTTTCCTCCCTCGCCGCCGCCGGAATCGACGAGGCCTTCCCCATTCAGGTGGAAACCCTTCCGGATACACTCAAGGGCCGTGACGTCCTGGGCCGTGGCCGCACCGGCTCCGGCAAGACGCTGGCGTTCTCCCTTCCGCTGGTTGCTCGGCTGGCCGAGAATGAAGCAGCTTACCGCCGCCGCCCGAACCGCCCGCTGGGCCTGGTCCTGGCGCCGACCCGCGAGCTGGCCACACAGATCAATAACGTGATTGAGCCCCTGGCCAAGGAGCTGGGCCTGAACACCACCGTGATTTACGGCGGCGTGTCCCAGCAGCGCCAGGAAAAGGCACTCAAGGCCGGCGTCGACATTGTCATCGCCTGCCCCGGCCGCCTCGAAGACCTGATGAAGCAGAAGGTCATCAGCCTCGAGTCCGTCGAAATCACCGTGCTGGACGAGGCCGACCACATGGCCGACCTCGGCTTCCTGCCGGTTGTCCAGCGCCTGCTGGACCGCACTCCGGAAAAGGGCCAGCGGATGCTGTTCTCCGCCACCCTGGACAACGGCGTGGACAAGCTGGTCCGCCGCTACCTGTCCAACCCGCTGACGCACTCCGTGGATGAGCCGCAGGCAGCTGTGTCCACCATGGAGCACCACGTGCTGCTGGTCCAGGACCAGACGGCCAAGAAGCTGCTGGTCAAGGAACTGGCCGGTGGCCAGGGCCGCCGCATCATGTTCATGCGCACCAAGCACCACGCCCGCAAGATGGCCCAGTTCCTCACGGACAACGGCATCCCCACGGTGGACCTGCACGGCAACCTGTCCCAGAATGCCCGTGACCGCAACCTGGCGGAGTTCGCTTCCGGCGACGTCCGCGTGCTGGTAGCCACCGATGTCGCCGCCCGCGGTGTCCACGTGGATGACGTTGAACTCGTGGTCCACATTGATCCGCCCACGGAACACAAGGCCTACCTGCACCGTTCAGGCCGTACGGCCCGCGCCGGATCCAGCGGAACCGTGGTGACGCTGACCCTCCCGGAGCAGAAGAGCGAGGTGTCGAAGCTGATGAAGGCTGCCGGCGTCGACGTTTCCATCGAGAAGGTCAGCCACAATTCGCCGTCCATCGCCAAGCTTGTCGGCGAACGCGCGGCCGTCGTGGAACCGCACGTCCGAGCAGCGCAGCTTGCCGCCAAGTCCCCGCAGCAGGGTGGCGGGCGCTCCACCGGAGCCAATGCCCAGCGCAAGCGTGCAGCCCGGTCCACCGGTGCTCCCCGCGCCGGTGGACGCGGCGGCACAGGCGGACGTGGCCGCGTTTCGGCTGAACGTCCCGACCGCAGCGAACGCAATGACCGCGCAGCTGCCGGTGACGTGACGCAGCGCCCGGCCCGCTCGGGCGACGGCCGCCGCAACAGTGCTTCGGCTGCCACCGCATCCGGCCGTAACCGCCGTCCGGCCACCGGCCAGCGCGCCGAAGGTGCCGGCACCGGCCAGCGTGCGGGCGGAGCCGCCCGCGGCGCCGCTGGTGCTGCCTCCGGCCGTCCGGCACGCGCCGCCGGCCCCCGCCGCGCCACCGCGCCGGCGTCGAACGAACGCCGTTCCCGCTAG
- the trmB gene encoding tRNA (guanosine(46)-N7)-methyltransferase TrmB: protein MTTEPALPDAAENGSTDAAADADGEQHFRAPVSFVRRGSRLQGRRQQAWDELSDRFVVDVPRDEADTSVHPEYVFDAAAEFGRTAPLVVEIGSGLGEAVAHAAEQNPDKDFLAVEVYLPGLAQTLQRIGQKGLTNIRVVQANAPEVLSTMLPAGSVDEVWVFFPDPWHKTRHHKRRLVKESFAELVARVLVPGGTWRLATDWSDYAVQMREVLDASASFENLHTGEHAGDQSPLTRVNREGLENKAPQDEVDTLGGWAPRFEGRTLTSFENKAHEAGRLIFDLAYRRI from the coding sequence ATGACTACTGAACCAGCCCTGCCCGACGCCGCCGAAAACGGGTCCACGGACGCAGCCGCCGACGCCGACGGCGAGCAGCATTTCCGCGCGCCGGTGTCCTTTGTCCGGCGCGGCTCGCGCTTGCAGGGCCGCCGCCAGCAGGCCTGGGATGAACTCTCGGACCGCTTCGTTGTGGATGTCCCGCGTGATGAAGCAGACACCTCGGTGCACCCCGAGTACGTGTTCGACGCCGCTGCCGAGTTCGGGCGCACGGCTCCGCTCGTCGTCGAAATCGGTTCCGGGCTGGGTGAAGCCGTTGCACACGCAGCCGAGCAGAACCCGGACAAGGACTTCCTGGCCGTGGAGGTCTATCTCCCCGGTCTGGCGCAGACGCTGCAGCGGATCGGCCAGAAGGGCCTGACGAATATCCGCGTGGTCCAGGCCAATGCGCCGGAGGTGCTCAGCACCATGCTCCCCGCCGGCTCCGTGGACGAGGTGTGGGTGTTCTTCCCGGACCCCTGGCACAAGACCCGGCACCACAAGCGCCGTCTGGTGAAGGAATCCTTTGCCGAGCTCGTGGCCCGGGTGCTGGTACCCGGCGGCACTTGGCGCCTGGCCACCGACTGGTCCGACTACGCCGTGCAGATGCGCGAAGTGCTTGACGCTTCGGCCTCGTTTGAGAACCTGCACACCGGTGAGCATGCCGGCGACCAGAGCCCGCTGACCCGCGTGAACCGGGAAGGCCTCGAAAACAAGGCACCCCAGGACGAGGTGGACACCCTCGGCGGGTGGGCCCCCCGCTTTGAGGGCCGGACACTGACCAGCTTTGAAAACAAGGCCCACGAGGCCGGCCGACTGATTTTCGACCTTGCTTACCGGAGGATCTAA
- a CDS encoding NYN domain-containing protein yields MTEPNDARVGLYIDFDNIVISRYQQLHGRNAFQRDGIRNFDRTSREADPEVAAKLTAATVDFNAIIDFAASFGTLVVNRAYADWSVPVNASYQRQLMSRAVDLTQLFTTTTRGTKNGADIRLAVDVVEDLFRLPDLTHIIIVAGDSDYIALAQKSKRLGRFVVGIGVAGSTSTSLAAACDEFEDYDSLPGIVAAAAAPPAAESSAEKGQAPEQADPAPARRLTTVPMFSHTGQAAFDEPEPADDVDPGVVATELLVRALQIGHAKGDADEWLNTGTVKNQMRRMDPAFNEKPLGFRSFTDFLSSHGDLVELDDDGPQRLIRLRPDAKARS; encoded by the coding sequence ATGACTGAACCGAACGACGCCCGCGTCGGCCTCTACATCGACTTCGACAACATTGTCATCTCGCGCTACCAGCAGCTGCACGGCCGCAACGCCTTCCAGCGCGACGGCATCCGCAACTTTGACCGGACCAGCCGTGAGGCCGACCCCGAGGTAGCCGCCAAGCTCACCGCAGCGACGGTGGACTTCAATGCCATCATCGACTTCGCCGCGTCCTTCGGCACCCTGGTGGTTAACCGTGCCTATGCCGACTGGTCCGTGCCGGTCAACGCGAGCTACCAGCGCCAGCTGATGTCCCGGGCTGTGGACCTCACCCAGCTCTTCACCACCACCACCCGTGGAACCAAGAATGGCGCGGACATCCGTCTCGCCGTGGACGTGGTCGAAGACCTCTTCCGGCTGCCCGACCTCACGCACATCATCATCGTGGCCGGCGATTCCGATTACATTGCCCTCGCGCAGAAGTCCAAGCGCCTGGGCCGCTTCGTGGTTGGCATCGGCGTCGCCGGATCCACCAGTACCTCCCTCGCCGCGGCCTGTGACGAGTTCGAGGACTACGATTCCCTGCCGGGCATCGTAGCCGCTGCTGCTGCTCCCCCTGCGGCCGAATCTTCGGCGGAGAAGGGACAGGCTCCGGAGCAGGCGGATCCGGCCCCTGCACGCCGGCTCACCACTGTTCCGATGTTCTCGCACACCGGACAGGCTGCATTCGACGAGCCGGAACCCGCCGACGACGTCGACCCGGGTGTCGTCGCGACGGAGCTGCTCGTGCGGGCACTGCAGATCGGCCATGCCAAGGGCGACGCCGACGAGTGGCTCAACACGGGCACGGTCAAGAACCAGATGCGCCGGATGGATCCGGCCTTCAACGAGAAGCCGCTGGGCTTCCGGTCCTTCACCGATTTCCTCTCTTCGCACGGCGACCTGGTGGAACTGGACGACGACGGCCCGCAGCGGCTTATCCGGCTCCGCCCGGACGCCAAAGCCCGAAGCTGA
- a CDS encoding class I SAM-dependent methyltransferase, whose protein sequence is MEAHWDERYAGSDGLWSGQPNPVLVSEASGLAPARALDVGCGEGADALWLAQQGWDVTALDVSGIALSRAARQAERISVEVTWLHSGLVEAALPPASFELVSAQYPVLPRTEQNIAEQALLQAVAPGGVLLLVHHALPAAHGAEGHGAQDHGVDLSEYVLPGDVAALLDDGWQVEVDEIRPRHVSAGAGAHHKEDVVLRARRLH, encoded by the coding sequence GTGGAGGCGCACTGGGACGAGCGTTACGCCGGCAGCGACGGGTTGTGGAGCGGCCAGCCGAATCCCGTCCTCGTCAGTGAAGCCAGCGGGCTTGCGCCCGCACGTGCGCTGGACGTCGGCTGCGGTGAGGGCGCCGACGCCCTCTGGCTGGCCCAACAGGGCTGGGACGTGACCGCACTGGATGTCTCCGGGATTGCGCTCTCCCGGGCCGCCCGCCAGGCCGAACGGATTTCGGTGGAGGTGACCTGGCTGCATTCGGGCCTGGTCGAGGCTGCGCTTCCCCCGGCATCCTTCGAGCTGGTTTCGGCACAGTACCCGGTGCTCCCCCGCACCGAGCAGAACATTGCTGAACAGGCCCTGCTTCAGGCCGTCGCCCCCGGCGGTGTGCTCCTCCTGGTGCACCATGCGCTGCCTGCGGCGCACGGGGCGGAGGGCCACGGGGCCCAGGACCACGGCGTGGACCTCAGCGAATATGTGCTCCCCGGAGACGTGGCAGCCCTTCTCGATGACGGCTGGCAGGTGGAGGTGGACGAAATCCGCCCGCGGCACGTTTCCGCCGGTGCCGGGGCGCACCACAAGGAGGACGTGGTGCTGCGGGCACGTCGGCTGCACTAG
- a CDS encoding dihydrofolate reductase family protein — translation MAGRVSIDIFMTLDGVAQAPGGPEEDPEAGFAYGGWQAPLFDEAVGAQVDEGIHAMDALLLGRKTYDIFAAYWPGQLEGTDSSIARKFDAIPKYVASRGTPDLGRWRDSHLLGGDLAEAVAGLRARHREIHVIGSIDFARALVAGGMFDSLNLWVYPVVLGSGKRLFPPDGPPAELKLLGASAGSEKGAVLLRYGWAGPTPGTGLMGA, via the coding sequence ATGGCAGGCCGTGTATCCATCGACATATTCATGACCCTGGACGGTGTTGCCCAGGCTCCGGGCGGTCCGGAGGAGGACCCGGAGGCCGGCTTCGCCTACGGCGGGTGGCAGGCTCCCCTGTTCGACGAAGCAGTTGGGGCGCAGGTGGACGAGGGCATCCACGCCATGGACGCGCTGCTGCTGGGGAGGAAAACCTATGACATTTTTGCGGCGTACTGGCCGGGTCAGCTGGAGGGGACGGATTCGTCGATTGCCCGGAAATTCGATGCCATCCCGAAATACGTGGCGTCCCGGGGAACTCCGGATCTTGGCCGATGGCGGGACTCGCACCTCCTTGGTGGAGACCTGGCGGAGGCGGTGGCAGGCCTACGGGCGCGGCACCGGGAAATCCACGTCATAGGGAGCATCGATTTCGCCCGCGCTCTGGTTGCGGGCGGTATGTTCGACTCCCTTAACCTGTGGGTGTATCCCGTCGTACTGGGCTCCGGCAAACGCCTGTTTCCTCCGGACGGACCGCCCGCGGAACTGAAACTGCTCGGAGCTTCAGCCGGTTCGGAAAAAGGCGCCGTCCTCCTGCGCTACGGCTGGGCAGGACCGACCCCCGGAACCGGGCTCATGGGCGCCTGA
- a CDS encoding MOSC N-terminal beta barrel domain-containing protein — protein sequence MPYEETPVGTVRALYRYPVKSTAGQALRTATVTDRGLLHDRRWAVYTGDGGIASGKRTQRFRPVPGLMQWSSSIADASGVPLLVSPGGLRYRADDPAASRALSAAFGQDLMVRPETTIPHHDETPLHLVTTSSLAALSALTGGAVDERRFRPNIVLDTGMLPAFCEDDWIGAELALGDGVVLRLGEGMPRCVMIDQAQAGIPAESKALKLLGGIHSTEFGLQAYIVRTGTLAEGDVAALRRTPG from the coding sequence ATGCCATATGAGGAAACGCCGGTAGGCACGGTCCGGGCGCTGTACCGGTACCCCGTCAAGTCAACAGCGGGACAGGCACTGCGCACCGCGACCGTGACCGACAGGGGGCTGCTGCACGACCGCCGTTGGGCTGTCTATACCGGCGACGGCGGCATTGCCAGCGGCAAGCGGACCCAGCGCTTCCGCCCCGTCCCCGGCCTGATGCAGTGGTCCTCCAGTATTGCGGACGCTTCCGGTGTACCCCTGCTCGTCAGCCCCGGGGGCCTCCGCTACCGGGCGGATGATCCCGCTGCCTCCCGGGCCCTGAGTGCAGCCTTCGGACAGGACCTGATGGTGCGGCCCGAAACCACCATTCCGCACCACGATGAAACGCCCCTGCACCTGGTGACGACCTCCTCGCTTGCCGCTCTCTCCGCATTAACCGGTGGGGCGGTGGATGAACGCCGTTTCCGCCCCAACATCGTCCTGGACACCGGGATGCTGCCTGCCTTCTGCGAGGACGACTGGATCGGTGCCGAACTGGCCCTCGGAGACGGAGTAGTCCTGCGTCTGGGAGAGGGGATGCCGCGCTGCGTCATGATCGACCAGGCGCAGGCGGGGATCCCGGCAGAGAGCAAAGCCTTGAAGCTTCTCGGCGGGATCCATTCCACGGAATTCGGTCTGCAGGCCTATATCGTTCGCACCGGAACGCTGGCGGAGGGTGACGTTGCCGCCCTCCGCCGCACACCGGGATAG
- a CDS encoding DnaJ C-terminal domain-containing protein, producing the protein MASQDWVDKDFYKILGVPKDASDADIKKAYRKLARKYHPDQNQGDADSERMFKDLSEAYSVLSDAEERQQYDAIRAMGGGARFTAGGAPGGGGGAGGAGFEDIFGDLFGQTARGGSRRTTFNAGGSNIPPEFADLFGGGSGFGGGGFGAPPPTKGADRTASTTISFAGSINGTVIGLREPNGDVVEVRVPAGVKDGQKIRVRGKGQPGPAGAGDLMVTVHVTPHDFFVREGNNIRIHVPVSFPEAALGATIEVPTLTSDTVRLKVPAGTPSGRTLRVKGRGVHTSKGNGDLLVTIDVAVPTHLNKDARAAVEAFADATKGEDPRVGLAAKARL; encoded by the coding sequence TTGGCTAGTCAGGATTGGGTCGATAAGGACTTTTACAAGATTCTGGGTGTTCCCAAGGATGCGTCCGACGCCGACATCAAGAAGGCGTACCGGAAACTGGCACGGAAGTACCATCCCGACCAGAACCAGGGCGATGCCGACTCGGAACGGATGTTCAAGGACCTCTCCGAGGCGTATTCGGTGCTCTCCGACGCCGAGGAACGCCAGCAGTACGACGCCATCCGCGCCATGGGAGGCGGCGCCCGGTTCACTGCCGGCGGTGCTCCCGGTGGTGGCGGCGGAGCCGGCGGGGCGGGCTTCGAGGATATCTTCGGTGACCTGTTCGGCCAGACCGCACGCGGCGGCAGCCGGCGGACCACCTTCAACGCCGGCGGCAGCAACATCCCACCCGAATTCGCCGATCTCTTCGGCGGCGGCAGCGGATTCGGAGGGGGCGGCTTCGGCGCACCGCCGCCCACCAAGGGCGCGGACCGTACCGCCAGCACCACCATTTCCTTTGCCGGTTCCATCAACGGAACCGTGATTGGGCTGCGCGAACCCAACGGCGACGTCGTCGAGGTCCGCGTTCCCGCCGGGGTCAAGGACGGCCAGAAGATCCGGGTCCGCGGCAAGGGCCAGCCCGGCCCCGCCGGCGCCGGAGACCTGATGGTCACCGTCCACGTCACCCCGCACGACTTCTTCGTCCGCGAGGGCAACAACATCCGGATCCACGTGCCGGTCTCGTTCCCCGAGGCCGCCCTGGGGGCCACGATCGAGGTTCCCACGCTGACGTCGGACACCGTCCGGCTCAAGGTACCCGCCGGAACGCCGTCGGGACGCACCCTGCGGGTCAAGGGACGCGGCGTCCACACGTCCAAGGGCAACGGCGACCTGCTGGTGACCATCGACGTCGCCGTACCGACACACCTGAACAAGGATGCCCGGGCGGCCGTGGAGGCTTTTGCCGACGCCACCAAGGGTGAGGACCCCCGGGTCGGATTGGCAGCAAAAGCACGGCTCTAG
- a CDS encoding nucleotide exchange factor GrpE has translation MPAENEHGNPPEGEEPVNGTPDPGEAADSANGAAAGEEASASTPAAGADGDALSQAEQILNNADVPAQPAATGSPEAAELRNDLLRLQAEYVNYRKRVERDRDVARDMAVIGVLNSLMPVLDDIDAARQHGDLAEGPFAAIAAKLENSLKTYGLSRIDETGVEFDPNIHEALIQQQSADVTFDTVTQILRAGYKSGARVLRAAQVIVSVPEQ, from the coding sequence ATGCCGGCGGAAAACGAGCACGGTAACCCTCCCGAAGGTGAAGAGCCGGTAAACGGCACACCCGACCCGGGCGAGGCAGCGGATTCCGCCAACGGCGCCGCGGCGGGGGAGGAAGCTTCGGCTTCCACCCCGGCCGCGGGAGCCGACGGAGATGCACTCTCCCAGGCGGAGCAGATCCTGAACAATGCCGACGTGCCGGCGCAGCCGGCCGCCACCGGTTCGCCCGAGGCAGCTGAACTGCGTAACGACCTGCTGCGCCTGCAGGCCGAGTACGTGAACTACCGCAAGCGGGTGGAGCGTGACCGCGACGTCGCCCGGGACATGGCCGTTATTGGTGTACTGAACTCCCTGATGCCTGTCCTGGACGACATCGACGCCGCGCGCCAGCACGGTGACCTGGCCGAGGGACCCTTCGCGGCGATCGCTGCCAAGCTGGAGAACTCGCTGAAGACGTACGGACTCAGCCGCATCGATGAAACCGGAGTGGAGTTCGATCCGAACATCCACGAGGCGCTCATCCAGCAGCAGAGCGCGGATGTCACGTTCGATACCGTCACGCAGATCCTGAGGGCCGGCTACAAGTCCGGTGCCCGGGTACTGCGTGCCGCGCAGGTGATTGTTTCGGTTCCGGAACAGTAG